One Oncorhynchus gorbuscha isolate QuinsamMale2020 ecotype Even-year unplaced genomic scaffold, OgorEven_v1.0 Un_scaffold_5108, whole genome shotgun sequence genomic window, GGCAGTTGGGGAGGCCGACCTGAACAGTTGGGGAGGCCGACCTGGACGGCCTGAACAGTTGGTGGAGGGCCGACCTGCCTGAACAGTTGGGGAGGGGCCGACCTGAACAGTTGGGGAGGCACCTGGACCTGAACAGTTGGTGGAGGGGCCGGACTGAACAGTTGGGAGGAGGACCTGGCGGCCTGAACAGTTGGTGGAGGGCCACCTGAACAGTTGGGGAGGGGCCGACCTGACACCTGAACAGTTGGGGAGGGGCCTGACCTGAGCAGTTGGGGGAGGGCCGACCTGACGGCCTGAACAGTTGGTGGAGGGCCCGGCCAACAGTTGGTGGAGGAGGGCCGGCCTGAACAGTTGGGGAGGGGCACCTGACGCCTGAACAGTTGGGGAGGGGCCGACCTGAACAGTTGGGGAGGGGCCGACCTGAACAACAGGAGGGGACCTGGCCGACCTGAACAGTTGGTGGAGGGACCCGACCTGAACAGTTGGGGAGGGGCCGACCTGAACAGTTGGTGGAGGGGCCGACCTGAACAGTTGGGGGAGGGGGCCGACCTGGACGGCCTGAACAGTTGGTGGAGGGGGCTGACGGGAACAGTTGGGAGGGGCCGACCTGGCGGCTTTGCGAACAGCTGGTGGAGGGAGGCCGACCTGAACAGTTGGTGGAGGCCGACCAGTTGGTGGACCCACCCGAACAGCTGGTGGGGGGCCGACCTGACGGCCGAACAGTTGGGGAGGGGACCCTAACGGCCTGAACAGTTGGTGGAGGGGGCGGCCTGACAGTTGGTGGAGGGGCCGACCTGAACGGTGGGGGAGGGGTCGACCTGACGGCCTGAAACAGTTGGGGGAGGGGCGACCTGGCGGCCTGAACAGTTGGGGAGGGGCCGGCCTGAACAGTTGGTGGAGGGGCCGACCTGACGACAGGTGAACAGTTGGTGGAGGGGCCGACCTGAACAGTTGGTGGAGGGCACGACCTGAACAGTTGGTGGAGGGGCCGACCTGAACAGTTGGTGGAGGGGCCGACCGACGGCCTGAACAGTTGGGGGAGGGGGCCGACCTGAACAGTTGGTGGAGGGCCGACCTGACCTGAACAGTTGGGGGGAGGGCCGACCTGGCCCCGGCCTGAACAGTTGGTGGAGGGGCCGACCTGGCGGCCTGAACAGTTGGGGGGGGAGACCTGACGGCCTGAACAGTTGGGGGAGGGGCCGACCTGGCCGGCCCCTGAAACAGTTGGTGGAGGGGGCCGACCCTGGCGGCCTGAACAGTTGGGGGAGGGGCCGACCTGAACAGTTGGGGAGGGGCCGACCTGAACAGTTGGTGGAGGGGCCGACCTGAACAGTTGGGGAGGCCGACCTGACCTGAACAGTTGGTGGAGGGCCGACCTGAACAGTTGGGGGAGGGGGCCGGCCTGAACAGTTGGGGGAGGGGCCGACCTGAGCAGTTGGGGAGGCCAGCCTGAACAGTTGGGTGGAGGGGCCGACCTGGTAGTTGGGGAGGGCCGACCTGACGGCCTGAACAGT contains:
- the LOC124028952 gene encoding extensin-like, yielding MEQPRPSPNWSAVPNCRPLPNCSGRPLPQLFRPTLHQLFRGRPSTNCSGRPSPNCRPLPQLFRVVRSALPNCLWPAPPPTVQADPSTNCSGRPPPNCSGLPGRPLPQLFRSFRSAPPQLFRPAPPQLFRPSGRPSPTTRSAPPPNCSGWPPQLLRSAPPPTVQAGPLPQLFRSALHQLFRSGRPPQLFRSAPPPTVQVGPSPTVQVGPSPNCSGRQGRPPPPTVSGAGQVGPSPNCSGRQVSPPNCSGRQVGPSTNCSGRGQVGPPPNCSGQVGPPPTVQVGPLPQLFRPSVGPSTNCSGRPLHQLFRSCPPPTVQVGPSTNCSPVVRSAPPPTVQAGPSPTVQAARSPLPQLFQAVRSTPPPPFRSAPPPTVRPPPPPTVQAVRVPSPTVRPSGRPPTSCSGGSTNWSASTNCSGRPPSTSCSQSRQVGPSQLFPSAPSTNCSGRPGRPPPPTVQVGPSTNCSGRPLPNCSGRVPPPTVQVGQVPSCCSGRPLPNCSGRPLPNCSGVRCPSPTVQAGPPPPTVGRALHQLFRPSGRPSPNCSGQAPPQLFRCQVGPSPTVQVALHQLFRPPGPPPNCSVRPLHQLFRSRCLPNCSGRPLPNCSGRSALHQLFRPSRSASPTVQVGLPNCPGRQVGPSPTVQAVQVGPSPTVQVGPSTNCSGRPSPNCQVGPLPNCSGRQVSPSPNCSGRQVSPSPTVQAARSPSPTVQAVRSALPNCSGSQVGPSPNCSGLVLHQLMLFTR